A window of Haliscomenobacter hydrossis DSM 1100 contains these coding sequences:
- a CDS encoding T9SS type A sorting domain-containing protein: MKWIKALLFLFSLTCLAQQVYAQANPCVYTLDLNDQLGDGWNGAQLEVRINTTATVYTLTNGAQARHYLTLNNGDSLRLSYKPGPFDQEVSYSLLDQEGKVVYTTGSIKPATGVVLRSRIICPTCAPPPGPSVTFEDVRAFTAQLSWVGNVPGGTYLLEYGNKGFLPNKGTGTIVRSTVTRTILRGLTQNTSYELYLSVICSNPADTSLVLGPFAFNTRFAIDLGISSVLSPATGCGLEGGDTVQVLISNYGGEPQSLVPFKYAVNGMPVPIQMPQDGVYTGVVGRDSADVAEFDNQYAFPPGDYVIDAWTEMKGDSVPENDTLRYTFTSLPTIVSYPHVNLLEDRFTGWTVDQSSVNPSWQLGNPNKRLLNQAFSGSQVWATSLSGSYNSSEVSYLASPCFDFSNLSADPVLTFALQLDMEGCCDGLWVELSTDGGVSWAKLGDNTSGINWYNDVTRQIWNGNGGVRGWFTASHPLPGTATAPNVRIRFAFLSDFANNLEGALIDNIQVHVPTRDLLALSVRNTSADPCGNANDQLAFSIGNLSRNNSTGFNVAYRINNGPVVTENVGGFTLQPNAKNAYTFRGTFNTATPGTYNIKAWIVGDVQASNDTAYFTFNSAYPVPFGEDFERGGIPRDWVIDTDAVVVKDRGNSSFTLSDNLFSGDASLRATSPTFGPIAANDSLTFEYRYVNVSGNNVTATQLTANDRLDVFVSIDCGRNFVLLQSITSTNHVASTQLRRVTVKLGAYATRFIQIRLVATRGGGDYWIDIDNINLNRCPAKLDLASTIRNATGATLRNGSISVRGAANGAPYKYRWTTGATSANVAQLQAGLYSVTVTDRFGCSSVLDLEVKFTVSARDQDLPVDKLSIAPNPTNDQALLRVALRERSNLLVQLISPIGQVLNQVQLTGVQQADIPINLAQLPAGMYFVRLQANGRQRIERVVKF, encoded by the coding sequence TACCCTTACCAATGGGGCCCAGGCGCGGCATTATCTGACCTTGAACAATGGTGACAGCCTGCGGCTCAGCTACAAACCCGGTCCTTTTGATCAGGAAGTTTCTTACTCCTTGTTGGACCAGGAAGGTAAAGTGGTGTATACCACGGGCAGCATTAAACCTGCTACAGGCGTGGTGTTGCGCAGTAGAATCATTTGCCCGACTTGTGCACCTCCTCCAGGGCCCAGCGTCACTTTTGAAGATGTACGTGCTTTTACCGCTCAACTGAGTTGGGTGGGCAATGTACCCGGGGGAACTTATCTGCTCGAATACGGCAACAAAGGCTTCCTTCCCAATAAAGGTACAGGTACCATAGTACGCAGCACCGTGACCCGTACTATTTTGCGTGGCCTGACCCAAAATACCAGCTACGAGCTTTATTTGAGTGTCATCTGTAGCAATCCCGCCGACACCAGTTTGGTCTTGGGCCCCTTTGCTTTTAACACCCGCTTTGCCATTGATTTGGGCATTTCGAGTGTACTAAGCCCGGCTACCGGATGTGGCTTGGAAGGTGGCGATACCGTACAGGTATTGATCAGCAACTATGGCGGGGAACCTCAATCGCTGGTTCCGTTTAAATATGCTGTAAATGGCATGCCCGTACCCATTCAAATGCCACAAGATGGCGTTTATACCGGAGTGGTTGGGCGCGATAGTGCCGATGTGGCCGAATTTGACAACCAATATGCTTTTCCTCCGGGAGATTATGTGATTGATGCCTGGACGGAGATGAAGGGGGACAGTGTACCTGAAAATGATACCCTGCGTTATACTTTTACCAGCTTGCCCACCATTGTGTCTTACCCGCACGTAAACCTGCTCGAAGATCGTTTCACGGGCTGGACCGTAGACCAAAGTAGTGTCAACCCCAGCTGGCAATTGGGCAACCCCAATAAACGGCTGCTCAATCAGGCTTTCAGTGGCTCGCAGGTTTGGGCCACCAGCTTGAGCGGAAGCTACAACAGCAGTGAGGTCTCTTATCTGGCCTCGCCTTGTTTCGATTTTTCCAACCTGAGTGCTGATCCTGTCCTGACTTTTGCACTCCAGTTGGACATGGAAGGTTGCTGTGATGGCCTGTGGGTAGAACTGAGTACCGATGGAGGCGTTTCCTGGGCAAAACTAGGCGACAATACCAGCGGCATCAACTGGTACAACGACGTTACCCGCCAAATCTGGAATGGCAATGGTGGCGTGCGGGGTTGGTTTACCGCTTCGCATCCACTGCCCGGTACCGCTACTGCGCCGAATGTGCGCATTCGTTTTGCCTTTTTGTCCGATTTTGCCAATAACCTGGAAGGTGCGCTGATCGACAACATTCAAGTACACGTGCCTACCCGCGATTTGTTGGCCTTGAGCGTACGCAACACCAGCGCCGATCCCTGCGGCAATGCCAATGATCAATTGGCGTTTTCGATTGGCAACCTCAGTCGGAACAACTCCACTGGTTTTAATGTGGCTTACCGCATCAACAATGGCCCGGTGGTTACAGAAAACGTAGGTGGATTCACCTTGCAGCCAAACGCCAAAAATGCCTACACCTTCCGCGGAACCTTCAACACGGCTACACCCGGCACCTACAACATCAAAGCCTGGATCGTAGGTGATGTGCAGGCCTCCAACGATACCGCATATTTTACCTTCAATTCGGCTTATCCAGTTCCGTTTGGCGAAGACTTCGAAAGAGGAGGGATTCCCCGCGACTGGGTGATCGACACCGACGCCGTGGTGGTAAAAGACCGGGGCAACAGCAGTTTTACCCTTTCCGATAATTTGTTCAGCGGCGACGCCAGCTTAAGGGCCACCAGCCCTACCTTTGGCCCCATTGCCGCCAACGATAGCCTTACTTTTGAATACCGTTATGTCAACGTGTCGGGCAACAATGTGACGGCTACCCAGCTTACGGCGAATGACCGCCTCGATGTGTTTGTTTCGATTGACTGCGGGCGTAACTTTGTCTTGTTGCAATCCATCACCTCGACCAATCACGTAGCTTCGACTCAGCTGCGCCGGGTTACAGTAAAATTGGGCGCTTACGCGACCCGGTTCATCCAGATTCGTTTGGTGGCTACCCGTGGCGGCGGTGATTATTGGATCGATATCGACAACATCAATCTGAACCGTTGTCCGGCCAAATTGGATCTGGCCAGTACCATTCGCAATGCCACTGGCGCAACCCTGCGCAATGGCTCGATCAGCGTACGCGGTGCCGCCAATGGGGCACCGTACAAATACCGCTGGACAACCGGGGCTACTTCGGCCAACGTTGCCCAGTTGCAGGCAGGGTTGTACAGCGTTACGGTAACGGATCGTTTTGGCTGTTCTTCGGTACTGGATTTGGAAGTGAAATTCACGGTTTCGGCACGGGATCAGGATTTACCAGTAGACAAACTGAGCATCGCACCGAATCCAACCAATGATCAGGCCTTGTTGCGGGTAGCGCTCCGTGAAAGAAGTAATTTGTTGGTACAGCTGATCAGTCCGATCGGACAAGTACTGAATCAGGTGCAATTGACGGGAGTGCAGCAAGCAGATATTCCGATCAACTTGGCGCAATTGCCGGCGGGCATGTACTTTGTACGTTTGCAGGCCAATGGGCGGCAGCGGATCGAGCGCGTGGTGAAGTTCTAA